The Paenibacillus sp. FSL R7-0204 genome includes a region encoding these proteins:
- a CDS encoding acetate uptake transporter: MSAQPHTAQSVKIVTADPSAIGLFGLAIVTLVASSQKLEITTGLSYCIPWAIFLGAFAQLFASIQDAKHNNTFGMTAFGAYAFFWFGMGASWLIKLGVFGAVLAEGVDPKQLGFVFAGYLVFTLFMTLGAVEANRVLLIIFILIDFLFLGLSMDAFGVAAEFFHKLAAVSEMAIGIVSLYGCGASVLNAHFGRTFLPIGAPLGIFKK, from the coding sequence ATGTCAGCGCAACCGCACACCGCACAGTCCGTCAAAATCGTTACCGCCGACCCCAGCGCCATCGGCTTATTCGGACTAGCCATCGTTACCCTGGTCGCTTCTTCACAAAAGCTCGAAATTACAACAGGTCTCAGCTACTGTATTCCTTGGGCTATCTTCCTTGGAGCCTTCGCCCAGCTATTCGCATCCATCCAGGATGCCAAGCACAACAACACCTTCGGCATGACTGCCTTCGGCGCCTATGCGTTCTTCTGGTTCGGCATGGGAGCAAGCTGGCTGATCAAGCTCGGTGTATTCGGTGCAGTGCTGGCAGAGGGCGTTGACCCCAAGCAGCTGGGATTTGTTTTTGCAGGATATCTTGTGTTCACCCTCTTCATGACGCTCGGCGCCGTTGAGGCGAACCGCGTACTGCTCATTATCTTCATCCTGATCGACTTCCTGTTCCTCGGACTCTCGATGGATGCCTTCGGCGTCGCTGCGGAATTCTTCCACAAGCTGGCTGCCGTATCGGAAATGGCGATCGGTATCGTATCCCTATACGGCTGCGGCGCATCTGTGCTCAACGCCCACTTCGGACGTACCTTCCTGCCGATTGGGGCCCCGCTGGGCATCTTCAAAAAATAG
- a CDS encoding 1,4-dihydroxy-2-naphthoate polyprenyltransferase, with translation MNIRTFFKFVELPTKVASMLPLLLGTLYALYRFEDFYILRFVLMLVSLLSFDMATTAINNYYDFKKAAKTHGYGYETHNPIVRFKLKESTVVALIVILLVLAAGGGIALVFQTGLLVFLLGGLSFLIGILYSFGPIPISRMPLGELFSGLFMGFVIIFISAYIHSDQAVVTLLLKGEWISLHINFLEVLYLFWFSVPAILGIAGIMLANNICDIEDDIENRRYTLPVYIGRENALLLWRLLYYVSFADLIVLVLLGVHPVLVLLLLLTLIPLRRNIARFYQEQHKGTTFILAVKNFVLMSAARILVLGIAVIWVTLR, from the coding sequence GTGAATATAAGAACTTTCTTCAAGTTTGTTGAGCTGCCGACGAAGGTGGCCAGTATGCTCCCGCTGCTGCTGGGAACGCTGTATGCCCTGTACCGGTTCGAGGACTTCTATATCCTGCGCTTCGTGCTGATGCTGGTGTCCCTCTTAAGCTTTGATATGGCAACAACAGCGATCAACAACTATTATGATTTCAAAAAGGCCGCCAAAACCCATGGTTACGGGTATGAGACCCATAATCCGATTGTCCGCTTCAAGCTGAAGGAGTCTACGGTGGTGGCGCTGATCGTCATTCTCCTTGTGCTGGCGGCAGGCGGGGGCATTGCCCTGGTATTCCAGACCGGACTGCTGGTATTCCTGCTTGGGGGACTCTCTTTCCTGATAGGCATCCTTTACTCCTTCGGACCGATCCCCATCTCGCGGATGCCGCTCGGTGAGCTGTTCTCCGGGCTGTTCATGGGGTTCGTCATTATTTTCATCTCGGCCTATATTCATTCGGATCAGGCGGTGGTCACTCTGCTGCTGAAGGGCGAATGGATCAGCCTGCATATCAATTTTCTTGAGGTGCTGTATCTGTTCTGGTTCTCCGTCCCGGCCATTCTGGGTATTGCCGGAATTATGCTGGCGAACAATATTTGCGATATTGAGGATGATATCGAGAACCGCAGATACACGCTGCCGGTGTACATCGGACGGGAGAATGCGCTGCTGCTGTGGAGGCTGCTCTATTATGTGTCTTTTGCCGATCTGATTGTGCTGGTGCTGCTCGGGGTTCATCCGGTACTGGTCCTGCTGCTCCTGCTGACCCTGATTCCGCTGCGCCGCAATATTGCACGCTTCTATCAAGAGCAGCATAAAGGCACGACCTTCATTCTGGCGGTCAAGAATTTCGTACTTATGAGTGCGGCAAGAATCCTTGTGCTGGGTATAGCTGTTATATGGGTCACACTAAGATAA
- a CDS encoding DsrE/DsrF/DrsH-like family protein, whose protein sequence is MGKKLNLLMFSGEYDKAMAGLILANAARDIEVEVTMFFSFWGLFLVRDPETMTLEDKSIYEKLMDVITPKGPEQLPLSRMNFSGLGKLMLEEMMEDQGAPKLIHFLKGARKKNIKFYACKLSVEIMGFKPEELLPEVEIIDAAAYLKDALESDIQLFI, encoded by the coding sequence ATGGGCAAAAAACTAAATCTGCTAATGTTCAGCGGAGAGTATGACAAGGCGATGGCCGGGCTGATTCTGGCGAATGCGGCAAGGGATATTGAGGTGGAGGTTACGATGTTCTTCTCGTTCTGGGGGCTGTTTCTCGTCCGCGACCCGGAGACTATGACGCTAGAGGATAAGAGTATCTACGAGAAGCTGATGGATGTCATTACTCCCAAGGGGCCGGAGCAGCTGCCGCTCTCGCGGATGAACTTCAGCGGGCTTGGCAAGCTGATGCTGGAGGAGATGATGGAGGATCAGGGGGCACCGAAGCTGATCCATTTCCTGAAGGGGGCACGCAAAAAGAACATCAAGTTCTACGCCTGCAAGCTCTCGGTGGAGATCATGGGCTTCAAGCCGGAGGAGCTGCTGCCCGAGGTGGAGATTATCGATGCCGCCGCGTATCTGAA
- a CDS encoding bifunctional diguanylate cyclase/phosphodiesterase has product MKLRKKIIIFISFVAILGIGATYLMLHLILLNRFEKLDEAELKRNLSKATAAYHQELENLRTGLLDVAVRDETYRFMETAAATGSADSGSTAAAFIRSSLEPATYPKNHFDMIALLDLDGQPLYGGSYDLTAGIVTPLTQEQLTLMKLVRSRLPVPQAPGESRSGFVNLDKGTMLITLTPILNSSKDKPFIGTAIAGRMLHQDGIAQIWEDTLSTMKMSRLTTPLLADSGGQRVWTSPVSEGQMCIHTVLDDLFGDPGMVLTLKEPRQFYNSGLKSLSTFRMFYFISIMLMLGASILFVNRFILRRMSSLVRNIRRIGSSKDLSIRIPSSGQDEFSEVEVEFNRMIDSLEQTQDELRQQSMLDPLTRLPNRSLFFDKLNEAIAAVKGSDRQIVLVFIDLDHFKTVNDTLGHDFGDAILKETAFRITQVVGKHDVVSRLGGDEFTILLYDVPDEGSIARQLSRIQEALSMPHRIKGHLLYNTASIGISIYPQNGEDADDLVKQADLAMFHVKETGRNNIFQYSEDLEAGIRRKKVLAQQLLSAAAGNEFELHYQPILSTGQLQVSKVEALLRWNNPGYGNISPAEFIPLAESSGSIVGIGSWVLRQVCSDMRDFRSRGLELTAAVNISALQLMQPGLLELLLELLDEYELPASSLELEITESVLVSGDGIFLSLQQLRAHGFRISLDDFGTGFSSLSYLRRFPVDVIKIDRSFISEMSREAQGDVLVKAIIELSHNLGLRVVSEGIEHREQFDMLRELGSDELQGYYISRPLQAQALYSFLEQGNYYTGR; this is encoded by the coding sequence ATGAAACTCCGCAAAAAAATAATCATCTTCATTAGTTTTGTCGCTATCCTCGGCATTGGTGCCACCTATCTGATGCTTCATTTGATTCTGCTGAACCGCTTCGAGAAGCTGGATGAGGCAGAGCTGAAGCGCAACCTGAGCAAGGCTACCGCTGCTTATCATCAAGAGCTGGAGAACCTGAGAACGGGACTCCTCGATGTTGCTGTCCGGGATGAAACCTATCGGTTCATGGAGACCGCAGCGGCTACCGGCTCTGCTGACTCCGGCAGTACGGCTGCCGCCTTCATCCGCAGCAGCCTTGAACCGGCTACTTATCCAAAGAATCATTTCGATATGATTGCCCTGCTTGATCTAGACGGACAACCGCTGTATGGCGGCTCTTATGATCTGACGGCAGGAATAGTCACCCCGTTAACCCAGGAGCAGCTAACGCTAATGAAGCTGGTCCGAAGCCGTCTGCCTGTGCCGCAAGCTCCCGGCGAGAGCCGGAGCGGCTTCGTTAATCTGGACAAGGGGACTATGCTAATTACTCTTACCCCTATTCTTAACAGCAGCAAGGACAAGCCGTTCATCGGAACGGCCATTGCCGGACGGATGCTGCACCAGGACGGAATCGCGCAGATCTGGGAGGATACCCTGTCCACGATGAAGATGTCACGCCTTACCACCCCTCTGCTTGCGGACAGCGGAGGTCAACGCGTCTGGACCAGCCCTGTCTCGGAAGGGCAGATGTGCATTCATACTGTACTAGACGATCTGTTCGGCGATCCCGGAATGGTCCTCACCCTGAAGGAGCCCCGCCAGTTCTACAACAGCGGGCTCAAGTCGCTCTCCACCTTCCGTATGTTCTATTTTATCTCCATTATGTTAATGCTGGGCGCAAGCATCCTCTTCGTGAACCGGTTCATTCTGAGAAGAATGTCTTCTCTGGTCCGCAACATCCGTAGAATCGGCAGCAGCAAGGATCTGTCAATCCGGATTCCCAGCTCCGGGCAGGATGAATTCAGCGAGGTTGAGGTCGAATTCAACCGGATGATTGATTCGCTGGAGCAGACCCAGGACGAGCTGCGGCAGCAATCGATGCTGGACCCGCTGACCCGGCTGCCCAACCGCTCGCTGTTTTTTGACAAATTAAATGAAGCAATTGCCGCCGTCAAGGGCAGTGACCGCCAAATTGTGCTGGTCTTCATTGATCTGGATCATTTCAAGACGGTGAACGATACCCTCGGCCATGACTTCGGCGATGCTATTCTGAAGGAGACTGCGTTCCGCATCACACAGGTTGTCGGCAAGCATGATGTGGTCTCCCGTCTAGGCGGGGATGAATTCACCATTCTGCTCTACGATGTGCCTGATGAAGGCAGCATTGCCCGGCAGCTCTCCCGGATTCAGGAAGCCCTGTCCATGCCGCACCGGATCAAGGGACATCTTCTATATAATACCGCCAGCATCGGCATCAGTATTTATCCGCAGAACGGGGAAGACGCCGATGATCTGGTCAAGCAGGCAGACCTGGCCATGTTCCATGTTAAGGAGACCGGCCGCAATAACATTTTCCAGTATTCAGAGGATCTCGAAGCAGGCATCCGGCGCAAAAAAGTACTGGCCCAGCAGCTCCTCTCCGCTGCCGCCGGGAACGAGTTCGAGCTGCACTACCAGCCGATTCTCAGCACGGGACAGCTGCAGGTATCCAAGGTGGAGGCCCTGCTGCGCTGGAACAATCCGGGCTATGGCAATATCTCTCCGGCCGAATTCATTCCGCTGGCGGAGAGCAGCGGCTCCATTGTCGGCATCGGCAGCTGGGTGCTGCGCCAGGTCTGCTCGGATATGCGCGATTTCCGCAGCCGGGGGCTTGAGCTTACCGCCGCAGTGAATATCTCCGCGCTGCAGCTCATGCAGCCGGGCCTGCTGGAGCTGCTCTTAGAGCTGCTGGATGAATATGAGCTGCCGGCCTCCAGCCTGGAGCTGGAAATCACGGAGAGCGTGCTCGTCTCCGGGGACGGCATCTTCCTGTCGTTGCAGCAGCTTCGGGCCCACGGGTTCCGGATCTCGCTGGATGATTTCGGTACCGGCTTCTCCTCCCTCAGCTATCTGCGCCGCTTCCCGGTGGATGTGATCAAGATTGACCGCTCCTTCATCTCCGAGATGTCACGGGAGGCCCAAGGGGATGTGCTCGTCAAGGCGATAATCGAGCTGAGCCATAATCTGGGGCTGCGCGTAGTCTCGGAAGGCATCGAGCATAGAGAGCAATTCGATATGCTGCGGGAGCTGGGCAGCGACGAGCTTCAGGGTTACTATATCAGCCGGCCGCTTCAGGCCCAGGCGCTGTATTCTTTTCTGGAGCAAGGTAATTATTACACCGGGCGATAA
- a CDS encoding Gfo/Idh/MocA family protein yields MAEKLRWGIMGCAQIATGSVMPAIQESETGVIRAVASRGLTKSSSVAAEFGIEQAYGSYEELLADPEVDAVYIPLPNHLHCEWVIRAAEAGKHILCEKPIALNSREAAEMVEACRKAGVHLAEAYMYRHHPRINELRVIIASGEIGAVRTIRGTFTYNDATDTSNIRFNAAWGGGSLYDVGCYPLTAARLLFGTEPEAVTVHALFSPEHDNVDMMASGLVEFPGGKSLIFDCGMWAYNRQLLEVLGTQGRIEIPMPFNARFDDAEFFVYSGGEPRRVEAFGANPYVQQADHFATAVFSGKPWIGEEDPLLNMRLIESCLASARRRERISMT; encoded by the coding sequence TTGGCAGAGAAGCTTCGCTGGGGAATTATGGGGTGTGCGCAGATCGCTACAGGTTCGGTAATGCCGGCTATCCAGGAGTCCGAGACCGGGGTGATCCGGGCGGTGGCCAGCCGCGGACTTACGAAGAGCAGCAGCGTAGCTGCCGAATTCGGCATTGAGCAGGCTTACGGCAGCTATGAAGAGCTGCTTGCGGACCCGGAGGTGGATGCCGTCTACATTCCGCTTCCGAATCATCTGCACTGTGAGTGGGTGATCCGCGCGGCTGAAGCGGGTAAGCATATCTTATGCGAGAAGCCGATTGCGCTGAACAGCCGTGAGGCCGCCGAGATGGTAGAGGCTTGCCGGAAGGCGGGCGTTCACTTGGCGGAGGCTTACATGTACCGCCATCATCCGCGTATCAATGAGCTGCGGGTGATTATCGCCAGCGGTGAGATCGGCGCGGTGCGTACCATCCGCGGCACGTTCACCTACAACGATGCTACGGATACCTCCAACATCCGCTTCAATGCTGCCTGGGGAGGCGGATCGCTCTATGATGTCGGCTGCTACCCGCTCACAGCCGCACGGCTGCTGTTCGGTACAGAGCCGGAGGCGGTAACCGTGCACGCGCTGTTCTCGCCGGAGCATGATAATGTAGATATGATGGCCTCCGGGCTGGTGGAGTTTCCCGGCGGGAAGAGCCTGATCTTCGACTGCGGGATGTGGGCGTATAACCGCCAGCTCCTGGAGGTGCTCGGTACGCAGGGACGGATCGAGATTCCGATGCCGTTCAATGCGAGATTCGATGATGCAGAGTTCTTCGTGTACAGCGGAGGAGAGCCCCGGCGTGTCGAGGCCTTCGGAGCCAACCCTTACGTCCAGCAGGCCGACCATTTTGCCACGGCGGTCTTCAGCGGCAAGCCCTGGATTGGGGAAGAGGACCCGCTGCTGAATATGAGGCTGATTGAGAGCTGCCTTGCGTCAGCCCGGAGGCGTGAGCGGATCAGTATGACGTAA
- a CDS encoding prenyltransferase — protein MMEKWTIFKKASRFGVIPVMLIPVVLGTAGAYVWQGVFHPFLFVITFIGAAAAHLFSNMVNDLWDFRNGTDTEAQHTPGAISTNSGFLSGGVMRESLFALLTWGLLAVAAGCGLLLSLYSGWEILWFVAGGALIAYFYVAPPLRFGYRGKGYSELAIFLAFGLMPVLGAYFVQTGAFSLKPVLLSLPSGLLTTLLLFNHHFLHWRADKQAGKLTLVVVWGERRALMFSRVLLYISYASLIACVLLHILPVYALLALLTAIAPIRIYRSLQPENPSEAYLPLMGASQRASVRCGAVMTVALLIQGLF, from the coding sequence ATGATGGAGAAGTGGACCATATTTAAGAAAGCCTCACGGTTTGGAGTGATTCCCGTTATGCTCATACCGGTTGTCCTGGGAACAGCCGGGGCCTATGTATGGCAGGGAGTATTCCATCCGTTTTTATTTGTAATAACGTTCATTGGAGCGGCTGCAGCGCATTTATTCTCCAATATGGTAAATGACTTGTGGGATTTCCGCAACGGAACCGATACAGAGGCCCAGCATACTCCTGGAGCTATCTCCACGAACTCCGGGTTCCTGTCCGGGGGCGTTATGCGTGAGTCGCTGTTTGCCCTGCTGACCTGGGGGCTGCTGGCCGTTGCGGCTGGCTGCGGCCTGCTGCTCAGCCTGTACAGCGGCTGGGAGATTCTGTGGTTCGTGGCCGGAGGGGCGCTGATTGCTTATTTCTATGTGGCGCCGCCGCTGCGGTTCGGTTACCGGGGCAAGGGCTACAGCGAGCTGGCCATCTTCCTGGCCTTTGGATTAATGCCGGTGCTCGGCGCGTATTTCGTTCAGACAGGAGCGTTCAGCCTGAAGCCGGTACTGCTGTCGCTGCCCAGCGGGCTGCTTACTACCCTGCTGCTGTTCAATCATCACTTTCTGCACTGGAGAGCTGACAAGCAGGCCGGCAAGCTTACACTGGTCGTGGTATGGGGGGAACGCAGAGCACTGATGTTCTCCCGGGTGCTGCTCTACATCTCTTATGCTTCACTGATTGCGTGTGTGCTTCTTCATATCTTGCCGGTATATGCGCTGCTCGCTCTGCTGACAGCCATTGCCCCGATACGGATCTACCGCAGCCTCCAGCCGGAGAATCCTTCTGAAGCCTATCTGCCCCTTATGGGTGCTTCACAGCGCGCATCGGTACGCTGCGGGGCGGTCATGACGGTGGCGCTGCTGATCCAGGGTCTATTTTGA
- a CDS encoding bifunctional diguanylate cyclase/phosphodiesterase, producing the protein MAFLSKKPLSIIIGFIIVLQLCLFYYYSVSLAREYRAEKADLASQAVMLASNIEERVAIVKGVSSFIQTVGFDADPALIQSYLVTAHAKNTSNVTNIMIAPDGLIRYLYPLEGNSSLLGRSLLLDSSLASPGMIQETIRSRSITIDGPRTLAQGGYGMVIRQAIYKDNSLEGIVSVTVKIDNIINQLVYKDSNIYVTAKDHTFLFGNEAHTKDPQLTVPVNTYNQHWLMGISLPSHKKWQVLLSVLWIDIAFLLVIAFILYIFWYQSRFNRELERVVRIRTRDLRISKRLYEKLAHYDSLTEIPNRRFFMDEFERLLQSSEPTQTYTLFFFDLNRFKEINDTLGHSTGDQVIKTLAGRLKSGSLPFKLFARTGGDEFVMIFAGLPHTDIPVIAGRISTLIAQTLLISGAHLSLSTSIGISLYPEHSQNTDDLLKFADMSMYQAKSQEDTNYFIFDWELREKLEQKTMIAKYLHSALEREEFVLYYQPQINAITGEMIGIEALIRWNHPEKGLIGPGTFITAVEEAGLMIQLTDWVLREVCRQLCEWRSLGMPVLRTSINISNSWFYNRNLIENLFAVLDEYGLDTGVLEFEITESTALLEEHYPLLQQMRDHGIIVSIDDFGTKYSSLNYLKHFPVNKIKIDRTFITGIGVSSIDETIIKSIVFVASQLGYDLIAEGVETQEQLAFLVQHNCPHIQGFLFFPPLPADEIRKLVS; encoded by the coding sequence ATGGCTTTCCTTAGTAAAAAGCCTTTAAGCATCATTATCGGCTTCATCATCGTCCTGCAGCTCTGCCTGTTCTATTACTATTCCGTATCCCTGGCCCGGGAATATAGAGCCGAGAAGGCGGATCTGGCCTCACAGGCGGTCATGCTGGCCTCGAACATCGAAGAGCGGGTGGCCATTGTGAAAGGGGTCAGCTCCTTTATCCAAACCGTCGGCTTCGATGCCGACCCCGCACTAATCCAGAGCTACCTGGTCACCGCGCACGCCAAGAACACCAGCAACGTCACGAATATCATGATCGCTCCGGATGGTCTGATCCGCTACCTCTACCCGCTTGAAGGCAATTCGTCACTGCTGGGCAGAAGCCTGCTGCTGGATTCCTCCCTGGCCTCTCCCGGCATGATCCAAGAAACGATCCGTTCCCGCAGCATTACAATAGACGGTCCGCGTACACTTGCCCAGGGCGGCTATGGCATGGTGATCCGGCAGGCCATCTATAAGGACAACTCTCTGGAGGGCATCGTCTCCGTTACCGTGAAGATCGATAATATCATTAACCAGCTGGTGTATAAGGACAGCAATATCTATGTCACTGCCAAGGATCATACCTTCCTGTTCGGCAATGAAGCCCATACGAAGGACCCGCAGCTCACCGTTCCCGTGAACACCTATAATCAGCACTGGCTGATGGGGATCTCCCTGCCCTCCCACAAGAAATGGCAGGTGCTGCTCAGCGTGCTGTGGATCGATATTGCTTTTCTGCTGGTGATTGCCTTCATTCTATATATTTTCTGGTATCAGAGCCGCTTCAACCGCGAGCTGGAACGGGTGGTCAGAATCCGGACCCGGGACCTGCGTATTTCCAAGCGTCTCTATGAAAAGCTTGCGCACTACGACAGTCTGACGGAGATCCCCAACCGGCGGTTCTTCATGGACGAATTCGAGCGTCTGCTGCAGAGCTCGGAGCCCACACAGACCTATACCTTATTCTTTTTCGACCTGAACCGGTTCAAGGAGATTAATGATACGCTCGGCCACTCTACGGGGGATCAGGTGATCAAGACCCTGGCCGGACGGCTCAAATCCGGGAGCCTGCCCTTCAAGCTGTTCGCCCGTACCGGCGGAGATGAATTCGTGATGATCTTCGCGGGTCTGCCGCACACGGATATTCCTGTGATCGCCGGGCGGATCAGCACGCTGATCGCACAGACTCTCCTGATCTCGGGAGCACATCTGAGCCTGTCCACCAGCATTGGCATCTCCCTGTACCCCGAGCATTCGCAGAATACGGATGATCTGCTGAAATTCGCCGATATGTCGATGTATCAGGCCAAGTCGCAGGAGGACACCAATTACTTCATCTTCGACTGGGAGCTGCGCGAGAAGCTGGAGCAGAAGACGATGATCGCCAAATATCTGCACTCCGCCCTGGAACGGGAAGAATTCGTGCTGTATTATCAACCCCAGATCAACGCCATCACAGGGGAAATGATCGGCATAGAGGCGCTGATCCGCTGGAATCACCCCGAGAAGGGACTGATTGGACCAGGGACGTTCATCACTGCCGTCGAAGAAGCCGGGCTGATGATCCAGCTGACCGACTGGGTGCTGCGTGAGGTGTGCCGCCAGCTCTGCGAGTGGCGCAGCCTGGGGATGCCGGTGCTGCGGACCTCAATCAATATCTCCAACAGCTGGTTCTACAACCGCAACCTGATCGAGAATCTGTTCGCCGTGCTTGACGAGTACGGGCTGGATACCGGTGTGCTGGAATTCGAGATTACCGAGAGCACCGCACTGCTGGAGGAGCATTATCCGCTGCTGCAGCAGATGCGCGATCACGGGATCATCGTCTCCATCGATGATTTCGGCACAAAATATTCGTCGCTGAATTATCTGAAGCATTTTCCCGTGAACAAAATCAAGATTGACCGCACCTTCATCACCGGCATCGGCGTCAGCTCCATAGATGAGACCATTATCAAATCGATCGTCTTCGTCGCCTCCCAGCTTGGCTATGACCTGATTGCCGAAGGGGTCGAGACGCAGGAGCAGCTGGCCTTCCTGGTGCAGCATAATTGCCCGCATATTCAGGGATTCCTGTTCTTCCCTCCGCTGCCTGCTGATGAGATCCGCAAGCTGGTCTCCTGA
- a CDS encoding GGDEF domain-containing protein: MTATIVENTLGIFSLCLTISFAKKNNVVNRQKTKIYLCAAVTTIVLLLLETGTVYLGNNSSASYVIPHRIMNSLGFSLSPLVPLLLLYLNRNSKRSVLSSLLLWTPLLINACICMLSYRTAWVFDVDATGHYIRGSFFMLPAIVSTYYVIGLTTALLRNHAGYEQEDNKVLILILLVPVLCMVIQIMYADIIVIWASVAISLLMYYIYLRELQFTYDAPTLIKNRAAFEKAIEHYGNTSEQVVVVVIDLNQLKTINDCFGHTAGDEAILDCANVIKQSFKGIGSPFRIGGDEFCVLCKDIPAAEVDRALNELDHAAKDINRNRVFPIVLAYGYSVFITRGRDNIHTVFTYADKAMYEHKSMLKTSV; the protein is encoded by the coding sequence ATGACAGCTACTATTGTTGAGAATACCCTTGGTATATTTTCCTTATGCTTGACCATCAGCTTTGCGAAGAAGAATAACGTCGTTAACCGTCAAAAAACCAAAATTTATTTGTGTGCGGCGGTTACCACCATTGTTTTGCTGTTGTTGGAGACCGGAACAGTCTATCTTGGGAATAACAGTAGCGCAAGCTATGTAATTCCGCACCGGATTATGAATAGTCTGGGCTTTTCTCTTAGCCCCCTTGTGCCCTTGCTTTTGCTTTATCTAAACAGGAACAGCAAACGTAGCGTCCTTAGTAGCCTGCTGCTGTGGACACCGCTCCTTATCAATGCATGTATATGTATGCTTAGCTACCGGACAGCTTGGGTTTTTGATGTAGATGCCACAGGCCATTATATACGCGGGAGCTTCTTTATGTTGCCGGCAATCGTAAGTACGTATTATGTTATTGGGCTCACCACGGCTCTTCTGAGAAATCACGCAGGATACGAACAGGAGGATAATAAGGTATTAATCCTCATTTTACTAGTGCCTGTCCTATGCATGGTGATCCAAATCATGTATGCCGATATCATCGTGATATGGGCAAGCGTCGCAATATCCCTGTTGATGTACTATATTTATCTGCGTGAGCTGCAGTTTACTTATGATGCACCTACCCTGATCAAGAATCGTGCTGCATTTGAAAAGGCTATAGAACATTACGGAAATACCAGCGAGCAAGTGGTGGTTGTGGTCATAGATTTGAATCAATTAAAGACAATCAATGACTGCTTTGGACATACTGCCGGAGATGAAGCCATTCTGGATTGTGCAAATGTCATTAAACAGAGCTTCAAGGGCATCGGCAGCCCTTTTAGAATCGGCGGTGATGAATTTTGTGTGCTGTGCAAGGATATACCGGCGGCGGAAGTGGACAGGGCTTTGAATGAGCTGGATCATGCGGCCAAAGATATCAACCGCAACCGGGTATTCCCCATTGTGCTTGCGTATGGATACTCTGTTTTTATTACAAGGGGCCGGGATAATATTCATACCGTTTTTACGTATGCCGACAAGGCAATGTACGAGCACAAGTCCATGCTCAAGACTTCTGTATAG
- a CDS encoding DUF6081 family protein, with amino-acid sequence MDKHLPANEDMPAIQGKQTVIGDFHTILEEGKVWQTGGFKLPDGSFWAYREPEAVVIVRNDHLYVRAQLSRRHDQVQILDNAKHMYYSARPVDIPEEGEIRFELQIRARTQGTAPGDLYDGYVSLNLLDFTTGAALDFFAGNDKYASVYGILPFPGVTVPETGGTKYFCIFKEDTDFKPREFNTYAITYHRGNNEAVFYVNGNEVRRERNVPVKFNSFTIALGIMTEKDLTPEGSVSAHGQTVIAEWSPITITTTAQ; translated from the coding sequence ATGGACAAGCATCTGCCAGCGAACGAAGATATGCCTGCAATACAGGGCAAGCAAACGGTGATCGGGGATTTCCATACCATTCTGGAAGAGGGAAAGGTCTGGCAAACGGGCGGCTTCAAGCTGCCGGACGGCTCGTTCTGGGCGTATCGTGAGCCGGAAGCGGTGGTGATCGTGCGTAATGATCATCTGTACGTGCGGGCTCAGCTGAGCCGCCGTCATGATCAGGTGCAAATTCTGGATAATGCCAAGCATATGTATTATTCAGCCCGGCCGGTAGATATCCCGGAGGAAGGCGAAATCCGCTTCGAGCTCCAGATCCGCGCCCGTACACAGGGCACTGCTCCGGGGGATCTGTATGACGGCTATGTGTCGCTGAATCTGCTGGACTTCACCACAGGCGCTGCGCTTGATTTCTTCGCGGGCAACGATAAATATGCGAGTGTGTACGGCATCCTTCCGTTCCCCGGGGTAACTGTACCCGAGACGGGAGGAACCAAATACTTCTGTATTTTCAAGGAGGATACGGATTTCAAGCCGCGTGAATTCAACACGTACGCTATCACCTACCACCGGGGCAACAATGAGGCTGTCTTCTATGTAAATGGCAATGAGGTGCGGCGCGAGCGGAATGTGCCCGTGAAATTCAACAGCTTCACCATCGCTCTGGGCATTATGACGGAGAAAGACCTGACCCCGGAAGGCAGCGTGTCGGCGCACGGACAGACGGTTATCGCTGAATGGTCGCCGATTACTATTACAACCACCGCACAGTAA